TAGAATTTAAACTGGCCAAGGTTTTATCATGAATCTTGGCCAGTTTGTTGTATTGCGAAACTAATGGAGGGGAAATGAATGAATATATCCCAAGCCCCAGAGAGTGGGTTGCGGACCAAGTTGCTCTTTATGAAAGTAGTGGGGGCACAGATGGCTTAACACTCAGAGATACCGGTATGCCTGTCATAATTGTAACGAATAAAGGTAATAAGACGGGTGCCACGCGGAAAACACCTCTAATGCGTGTGGTAGATGGAGATAATTA
The nucleotide sequence above comes from Dehalococcoidia bacterium. Encoded proteins:
- a CDS encoding nitroreductase family deazaflavin-dependent oxidoreductase; this encodes MNEYIPSPREWVADQVALYESSGGTDGLTLRDTGMPVIIVTNKGNKTGATRKTPLMRVVDGDNYVLVASMGGAPKHPVWYYNLMADPDVELRDETQVFNMRVREIKDAKERARLWVI